The Candidatus Brocadiaceae bacterium genome includes a region encoding these proteins:
- a CDS encoding GtrA family protein has product MGRREVIGRVIRFQVVAWVGTVVNLAVLYLLHGRLGVSLPVAGAAAIEVAIVHNFTWYYFTTWRDRVAPGGRDYFGRLLRYNVVTASIDFVVTLGMLWVLVEFAGVHYLVADLAGMVAAPVVKFFANEFLLFKRVAADDKRAAERAARDQDPDGAV; this is encoded by the coding sequence GTTCCAGGTCGTGGCCTGGGTGGGCACTGTGGTCAACTTGGCCGTCCTCTACCTGCTGCACGGACGGCTGGGCGTGTCGCTGCCGGTGGCCGGCGCGGCGGCGATCGAGGTGGCCATCGTGCACAACTTCACGTGGTACTACTTCACCACGTGGCGAGACCGCGTCGCCCCGGGCGGGCGCGATTACTTCGGCCGCCTGTTGCGCTACAATGTGGTGACGGCGTCGATCGACTTCGTGGTGACGTTGGGAATGCTCTGGGTGCTCGTGGAGTTCGCCGGGGTGCATTACCTGGTGGCGGACCTGGCGGGGATGGTGGCCGCTCCGGTGGTCAAGTTCTTCGCCAACGAGTTCCTCCTGTTCAAGAGGGTGGCGGCCGATGACAAGCGAGCAGCCGAACGCGCGGCGCGAGATCAGGACCCTGACGGGGCCGTTTGA
- a CDS encoding CDP-alcohol phosphatidyltransferase family protein — protein sequence MTSEQPNARREIRTLTGPFEAYVLPRMAAALPRRVTPDHLTLLGMVAAVLIVAGYCLTNLSPWWMVLANAGLVAHWWADSLDGTLARVRRIERERYGYFVDHICDALSALLICTGLGLSPYMDFRVAQLLVVGYLMMNIYVHVATYAEGRFKLSYGRFGPTEVRLALFAVNVVVPFWNPPVHTLLGVPLRALDLAGLAVTGILLAVFLVCSMRDARELDRRDRAARVGGGPDGGRS from the coding sequence ATGACAAGCGAGCAGCCGAACGCGCGGCGCGAGATCAGGACCCTGACGGGGCCGTTTGAGGCGTACGTCCTCCCGCGGATGGCGGCGGCTCTTCCCCGGCGGGTCACGCCGGACCACCTGACGCTGCTCGGCATGGTCGCGGCGGTGCTGATCGTCGCCGGCTACTGCCTCACAAACCTGAGCCCCTGGTGGATGGTCCTGGCGAACGCGGGCCTGGTGGCGCACTGGTGGGCGGACAGTCTGGACGGCACTCTGGCCCGGGTGCGGAGGATCGAGCGGGAACGCTACGGCTACTTCGTCGATCACATCTGCGACGCCCTGAGCGCCCTGCTGATCTGCACGGGGCTGGGGCTGTCGCCCTACATGGACTTCCGGGTGGCGCAGTTGCTCGTCGTGGGCTACCTGATGATGAACATCTACGTGCATGTCGCCACATACGCGGAGGGGCGGTTCAAGCTCTCCTACGGCCGCTTCGGGCCCACTGAGGTACGCCTGGCCCTGTTCGCGGTCAACGTCGTCGTGCCGTTCTGGAACCCGCCGGTCCACACGCTTCTCGGCGTGCCCCTGCGCGCGCTCGACCTGGCGGGACTGGCCGTGACGGGCATCCTGCTGGCGGTCTTCCTCGTCTGCTCAATGCGCGACGCAAGGGAACTGGACCGTCGCGACCGGGCCGCCCGTGTCGGGGGCGGCCCGGACGGCGGCCGGTCGTAG